The genomic interval TCCAAGGATAGGGGTTGTTTGTGGCTCGGTGGTTCGCCCGCCGGCGGCGCGGCCGGCTCCGGCTAGCGCCTAGGCCGGTCCAGGCCGTTGACTACGTATTGGGGCGGCTCGCCCCGGGCCACCCGGGCGATGTTCTCGATGGCCTTCTTCACCCCGCGGCCGAAGGACTGCCGGGTCACCCCGGCCAGGTGGGGGGTGAGCAAGAGCCGGTAGCTAAGCTCCGGGGCCAGGCTCAACAGGGGATGGTCCGGCGGCAGGGGCTCCTGGGTGAAGGTGTCAATAGCCGCGCCGGCGATCCGGCCTTCTTCTATGGCCCGCACCAGGGCCGCTTCGTCCACCAGACCCCCCCGGGAGGTGTTGATCAGCACCGCCCGGGGCTTCATTAGGGCCAGCTCCCGCTCGCCGATTAAGTTTCGGGTCTGGGGCAATAACGGCAGGTGCAGGCTCACGATGTCCGCAGTGGACAGGAGTTCCTCCAGCGACAGGTAGCTAACACCCAGCTCCCGCTCTAGTTCGGTTTTGCGCTCCACGTCGTAGTAGACCACCCGGCTGCCGAAGGCCAAGGCGAGTCTGGCTACCCGCTGGCCGATGTTGCCCAGGCCCGCCAGGCCCACCAGGCTTTCTCCCAGCTCCTCCAGCCCTTCGGCGAGAAAAGCTTCCCGCACTTCCTTCCAGCGGCCCTGGCGCACCGCCTGATCCCCTTCCAGGACCCGGCGCAGAAGCAGGATGATTATGCCGATGGTGAACTCGGCTACGGTGGTGGCGTTGATACCCGGCGAGTTGGCCACCACTACCCCGGCTTGGGCCGCGGCCTCCGTATCTACGTTGTCGTAGCCCACGCCCACCATTTGGATCATCTTCAGGGCGGGAAGCTTCTCCATTAGGGAGGCCCCCACCACCGGATAGGGGGTGAGGAGCAGGAACTGGGCGTCCTGCCCGGCGGCGGCGATTACCTCCTCGCCAAAGGCGTCCTCCCGCTCGCCCAGGTAGCGGACTTCCCAATCTGGCGGGAAGTCCACCCCGGAGGCGGCCAGTCGATTATAGGGCAGGGTGCTGACTACGCGCACTACCGTTTCCTTTGGGACTTGGGCACGGTCCATAGTGATCCCCCCGTTTTCCGGCAAGGCAATCCTCCTCCCGCCAACGGACGCCAAGTCTTAAGTCCACCTATGAAGGGGCCTCTGTGGCTCGGGCTCCCGCCATAGCCCCCGAGTACGGCTGCAGCGGCAGGCCTCCGGAAACCGGGATACAGGCACCGGTTATATAGTCCGCCCAATCCGAGGCCAAGAAGACGGCTGTACAGGCTATGTCTTCCGGCCTGCCCATCCGCCCCAGGGGCGTAATCCGACCCAGCCGCTCGAAAAAGCCCTCTTTCTCAGTCACAGCCTTGTTCGGCGAACTTCACGGCGATAGCCCGACCTATTCCCGTGGCTCCTCCGGTCACCACCGCTACCCGCCCGGCAAGGAGCATGGCTAACACCTCCTCGTGCTGAAATGAGCCTTGGTTCCGGAAGCCTGACCATCTGATCCCGACCGCGCGGTCCGCCCCCGGGGCGACCTCTCGCCGGTATTGGTGATAAATGTTTGGTTGGAAGCGGATGCTTCCTCGTCGCAAGCCCAGGCCCCTACCCGTGCCTCCTGGGAAGGGTCTGAGCCGGGCAAGACACCTTCCAGGCCAAAGGCCTCACCTACTATCGCCAGTAGTTCGCCACGCGTGGGAATGGAGGTACACCCGCCCCCCAGTATCCTCGCCGTCTCCCACAAACGCTGCCAGGCATTTTCAAAGGTGTCTCTCAGCCCGCCCCGGTAGAGATAGTCGGCTATGGCGGCCAGCACTACCTGCTGTCCGCCCTCACGGACCCGGTAGTAGGCCCCCCTGACCGCACGCCGCCCGCGGGTGACGATGGGGAGCCAGACCGGAGCGTAAACATCCTCTCGATCTACGGCCAGGAGGCGTATCCTCCCCTCGGTTTGCAGCCGCGTTAGTACCGGCTGCAACCAGAGACGCTGAACCCCGGTGACCTTCAGCAGAACACCGTCGCGCCTGGAGTACACCAGAATAAGAGCGGCCAGCCGGCGGCCTCCGGCAGCCATCTTGGCCAGTTCGGACGCCGAAGCGGAGCGCCCGTCGGTTCCCTCTGCCGTTTCACCTGGTCCTCGCCCCTCCGGGTGGTCAGCGCTCCTACCCTGACCTACCTCCGGTTCGGCATGGTGGCTTGGGGCGTCGTCTTTCGGCATTGCCGGGAGATCCCTAGAAACGAAACTCTCGACATAACCGACCTTCCATCGGATGCGTCGCCGCAAGGTTTTCACCGTGCTGACCGAGATTCCGAGGGCCGCGGCGATGGCGTTTCGGCCCAGACCTGCCTGCGCCAGTTCGATAATCCTGCGCTCTAGGTTCGTTAAGCCCATTCGTCTCAAGGCTTCTTCCTCGAAAACTATAGCCTTCATACCGGCGAACCTCCCGGTGATGCCGGAACCTCCGGATACTGAAACATCCTGCCGCCTCCTATGCCCTAGTTCTCGGCCCCTCCCTGCGCTCGCCCCACCGCGAGTTCAAGTCATGGTTCATGGTCACCCCCGCTGGCACGGAGTATAGTTACTTCAGCACCAAACCTGCTTACCTCATCGTGGCCGGGAGTAGTAGGGATAGCTCGGGGATGGTGAGTACCAACACCAGGCACAAGACCATCGCCATCAGGAAGGGCAGCGCCCCCTGGAAGATGGTCTCCATGGGAATACGACGTACCATTCCGGACAGGATATAAACATTCATCCCTATCGGCGGGGTGATTAACGCCGTTTCGATCATGATCACCACAAAGACGCCAAAGACGATGGGGTCTATGCCCACCGCTTGGATAATAGGGACAAAAATCGGCAAACTGATGGTCGTAAGCGCTACAGAGTCCATCAGGCACCCGCCGATTAAGTAGAAAACAAAAATGAAAAGTAGGAGAATGCGCGGTGAGATGGCCAGCCGGACCGTTTCTGCCGCCAACGCCATGGGTAGACCGGTTTGGGCCAGGAATACGTTGAACAACATCGCGCACGCCAACAGTGCGCCCATCATCCCGGAAATGATCACCGTCTGCCTTAAGACCTCCAAGCATTTTTTCGCCGTGAGGGTCCGCCTGGCCAGGCCGAGAACGATCGAGGCGATGGCCCCTATACTCCCCGCTTCGGTAGGCGTCACCAATCCCCCCCAAATCCCCCCCAGAACGACCACGATGATTACAATCATCCCCCACAGGGATCCTAGACTTTGCCAGCGCTCTCTCCAGGATACACGCGGCCCGGGGGGGCCAGCTTCCCGATCCAGGCCACACCAAATGGCAATTGTAGCCATAAACAGGCCGGTAAGGAGCAGCCCGGGAAGTATCCCCGCGATATACAGCTTGCCGATCGACTCCTGAGCAATAATCCCGTAAACCACGAACGGGATGCTCGGCGGTATTAGGATGCCTAAAGTAGCACCGGCAGCAATGGACCCCGTGGCCAGCCGGGGCTTATACTTGTACCTCTCCATCTCCGGAAGGCAGGTTGACCCCAGAAAACCAACCGAGGCACTGCTGGAACCCGTACAGGCGGCAAAAACCGCACAGGTGGCGATGCTGGCCATGGCCAGGCCCCCGCGCAGGTGCCCCAGCCACCTTTGAAAGGCTCGGTAGCCGTCCTCCGCCACTCCCGAGGCGGCGGCGGCACTACCCATGAGCAGGAACGCCGGGATGACGCTCCAGGTATAACTGCTAATGGTACTGACGGCCTGGTAGCCCAAGGCCATAAGCGCCCCCTGCAGACCGTTCGTCAAGAGTAGACCGACGAAGGCCACCAGGGCCAGGGCAAAGGCTACCGGCACCCCGATGGCGAGAAGCGCGAATAAGAGTACGAACCCCCATATCCCCAGGCTTATGGAATGCGGCTCCATTTTCCTTAACCTCCCGGACCGGCTAAGAGCGAACCCTCCAGTTTCCTCCCGGTGCCACATTCATTCGCTTTGACCGCGGCCATGCTCGGTTGCCAGCAGGAGCACCAGGCACAAGACCCCGATACCGGCCGCGAAGACGAACGGAACGTAGGGCACATGCAACAGACCGGTGAACAAGGCATTGGTAGGCTCGACAAACTGCCAATAATAGGCCCGGTAAATCAAGGCTATACCCAGAGCCAGGCAACCCACTGCGCTACCGACCCGTCCGACGGTGACCAACCCGGAGCGCGCCCGACCCGGCATTTTGTTCAACAATACCTCTACGTTAGGATGTACGCCGGCAATATGGGCAGGGGCAAAGGATAGATATATTACCAAGAGCATCCAGACCTCAACCAGCTCGAGCGTACCGACGATTGGGCGGTGCAACAGGGTCCTGCCCAAGACGTCGGCTCCGGTGAGCGCTACCATGGCTATGGCCGTCAAACCGGCAACCCACGTCAGTCCCCCGGTTAGGCGCCGGGCCACCGTTCCGAGCCATCTCATCTGTAGGCACTGACCTCCCTCTATGGTTTTGGGACACGCCGCTACCCATGGCACCGGCGCGGCTTCGGCCCTCCAGAGGCCTAGCGGCCGCCTCCACCGTCGCCGGCGGCGAGTTGGGCACCCGGCGAGGCTCTAGGTACTCGGTGGAACCAGGACTGCCGGCGGAAACTGGGGATAACTCAGGCCCGGTGGAGGCTCGTGGGCGAGACTCCACCTAGGAGGCGAAGCCTCACCCATCCCAAACCCTCCAGGTTCGGCCTTCGGCCAAGCGCCGTCCCGGTTCTGCCGCCCTCCTCGGAGGACGCCGTCCGGCTTAGGTCTTCTTACCGGCTAGCGCGGAATTCCTCGGCGGTTTGTTCGGCGATCTCCACTACCTTCCGAGCCGGTAATCCCTTGGACTCTAGCTCCGCTATGGTTTGCTCGACAATGGTGCCCATCACCTTATCCCATCGCGCCTCTTCTTCCGGAGAGAGCTTGATTAGCTCACCCCCGCCTTGGATAAACGCCTCAATGGCTTCGGTTTCCAGCTGCATTTCCCGCCCGGTAAGCCGCGCCGTAAGCTCGGGTTTGAGCTCCTCTATCGCCGCCCGCACGTCCTCCGGCAGGCTGTTCCACTTGCGTTCGGTCATGAGCGCCGTCTGCATTCCCCTGGTCAAGGGATAATCGACCCCGTATTTTACTACTTCTGCCCACTTGAATTTCTTCAGCGCCGCTATACCCAGTACCCCTCCGTCGACTACCTTACGCTCCAAGGCCGTATAGACCTCCGTCGTGGTAACCGTAGCCGGGCTACCGCCCAAGCCCTGGACAATCTTGAAGCCAGTCTTGCCCGGGGCCCTTAACTTGAGGCCCTTCAAGTCCTCAAGGCGGGTAACTTTTTTGTTGGTGGTGAACAGCAAGTTGGGCGTGATAACCTTCCAGCCCACGACCTTGTACCCTTTATATTCCTCCAATAATCCTTGGGCGAGCAATTTATCCAGAACGGCTAATTGGAAATTGTAGCGATCTTCCTTACGGGTGACTCCTTTCTGCCTGGCTATCATCGACCCGAGAGGACTATCCGTAAAGAGATCGCTACTTATGGGAAAGCGGCCTACCAGCGCCGGGTTGGTGAAAAAGGCAACGTCGGACACCCCTGCATCAAGTGCTTCAAGGGAGTCGGTATTCTTATGCAGCCCTTCGGCATAGTAAATCTCCACCCGCACCTTTCCGTTGGCACGCTTGCCCAATTCTTCTGCCCACCATTTCCAAACGTCCTTACCACCGGCGCCGGAGTACGGGTCCTCCGGCTCAAAGGTATTGACCTTGAGGACCAC from Clostridia bacterium carries:
- a CDS encoding 2-hydroxyacid dehydrogenase; the protein is MPENGGITMDRAQVPKETVVRVVSTLPYNRLAASGVDFPPDWEVRYLGEREDAFGEEVIAAAGQDAQFLLLTPYPVVGASLMEKLPALKMIQMVGVGYDNVDTEAAAQAGVVVANSPGINATTVAEFTIGIIILLLRRVLEGDQAVRQGRWKEVREAFLAEGLEELGESLVGLAGLGNIGQRVARLALAFGSRVVYYDVERKTELERELGVSYLSLEELLSTADIVSLHLPLLPQTRNLIGERELALMKPRAVLINTSRGGLVDEAALVRAIEEGRIAGAAIDTFTQEPLPPDHPLLSLAPELSYRLLLTPHLAGVTRQSFGRGVKKAIENIARVARGEPPQYVVNGLDRPRR
- the dctP gene encoding TRAP transporter substrate-binding protein DctP, producing the protein MGYGRFASVGAVCLALLLLASGCKAPTTGSTGAATPSGQTETVVLKVNTFEPEDPYSGAGGKDVWKWWAEELGKRANGKVRVEIYYAEGLHKNTDSLEALDAGVSDVAFFTNPALVGRFPISSDLFTDSPLGSMIARQKGVTRKEDRYNFQLAVLDKLLAQGLLEEYKGYKVVGWKVITPNLLFTTNKKVTRLEDLKGLKLRAPGKTGFKIVQGLGGSPATVTTTEVYTALERKVVDGGVLGIAALKKFKWAEVVKYGVDYPLTRGMQTALMTERKWNSLPEDVRAAIEELKPELTARLTGREMQLETEAIEAFIQGGGELIKLSPEEEARWDKVMGTIVEQTIAELESKGLPARKVVEIAEQTAEEFRASR
- a CDS encoding TRAP transporter small permease — translated: MRWLGTVARRLTGGLTWVAGLTAIAMVALTGADVLGRTLLHRPIVGTLELVEVWMLLVIYLSFAPAHIAGVHPNVEVLLNKMPGRARSGLVTVGRVGSAVGCLALGIALIYRAYYWQFVEPTNALFTGLLHVPYVPFVFAAGIGVLCLVLLLATEHGRGQSE
- a CDS encoding TRAP transporter large permease, producing the protein MEPHSISLGIWGFVLLFALLAIGVPVAFALALVAFVGLLLTNGLQGALMALGYQAVSTISSYTWSVIPAFLLMGSAAAASGVAEDGYRAFQRWLGHLRGGLAMASIATCAVFAACTGSSSASVGFLGSTCLPEMERYKYKPRLATGSIAAGATLGILIPPSIPFVVYGIIAQESIGKLYIAGILPGLLLTGLFMATIAIWCGLDREAGPPGPRVSWRERWQSLGSLWGMIVIIVVVLGGIWGGLVTPTEAGSIGAIASIVLGLARRTLTAKKCLEVLRQTVIISGMMGALLACAMLFNVFLAQTGLPMALAAETVRLAISPRILLLFIFVFYLIGGCLMDSVALTTISLPIFVPIIQAVGIDPIVFGVFVVIMIETALITPPIGMNVYILSGMVRRIPMETIFQGALPFLMAMVLCLVLVLTIPELSLLLPATMR
- a CDS encoding LuxR C-terminal-related transcriptional regulator produces the protein MKAIVFEEEALRRMGLTNLERRIIELAQAGLGRNAIAAALGISVSTVKTLRRRIRWKVGYVESFVSRDLPAMPKDDAPSHHAEPEVGQGRSADHPEGRGPGETAEGTDGRSASASELAKMAAGGRRLAALILVYSRRDGVLLKVTGVQRLWLQPVLTRLQTEGRIRLLAVDREDVYAPVWLPIVTRGRRAVRGAYYRVREGGQQVVLAAIADYLYRGGLRDTFENAWQRLWETARILGGGCTSIPTRGELLAIVGEAFGLEGVLPGSDPSQEARVGAWACDEEASASNQTFITNTGERSPRGRTARSGSDGQASGTKAHFSTRRC